Proteins encoded by one window of Rhodamnia argentea isolate NSW1041297 chromosome 6, ASM2092103v1, whole genome shotgun sequence:
- the LOC115734301 gene encoding uncharacterized protein LOC115734301, with protein MTPQRQIVEQQQQQQQHQQLQMQRARNSGFLSFNESPIKDENDEVSRSALAAFMSKEEEIERRKAEVKEKVKNQLGRVEEASKRLADILDELEALTDPMRKEVGIVRKKIDIINRELKPLGLGCQKKEREYREVLEAFNEKSKEKAQLVAKLMELVSESETLRMKKLEELSKNIESLR; from the exons ATGACGCCACAGAGACAAATAGtcgagcagcagcagcagcagcagcagcaccaaCAACTCCAGATGCAAAGAGCGAGGAACTCAGGATTTCTCAGCTTCAATGAGAGCCCCATCAAAGACGAGAACGATGAGGTGTCGAGATCGGCTCTTGCTGCATTCATGTCAAAGGAAGAGGAGATCGAGAGGAGGAAGGCAGAGGTTaaggaaaaagtgaagaacCAGTTGGGCCGTGTCGAGGAAGCGAGCAAGCGCTTGGCCGACATTCTAGAT GAGCTAGAAGCTCTTACCGATCCAATGAGAAAGGAAGTTGGCATTGTGCGCAAGAAGATAGACATCATCAACCGAGAATTAAAGCCGCTCGGACTGGGCTGCCAGAAGAAG GAGAGAGAATACAGAGAAGTACTAGAGGCATTCAATGAGAAGAGTAAGGAAAAGGCTCAGCTGGTTGCCAAACTGATGGAG CTGGTGAGTGAGAGCGAGACGTTGAGAATGAAGAAGCTGGAAGAGCTGAGCAAAAATATAGAATCCCTCCGCTAG
- the LOC115734493 gene encoding uncharacterized protein LOC115734493, producing MSESEPPFRPREKLIEKQKYYQSINKPIYLKGPYDKITSIAIPLALGVTTMFLTARGLYNMAHGIGKKEMR from the exons ATGTCAGAGTCAGAGCCACCGTTTAGACCGAGAGAGAAGCTCATAGAGAAGCAGAAGTATTACCAAAGCATCAACAAGCCCATTTACCTGAAAGGACCGTACGACAAGATCACCTCCATCGCCATCCCGCTCGCGCTGGGCGTCACCACCATGTTCCTGACc GCACGGGGCCTCTACAACATGGCCCACGGGATCGGGAAGAAGGAAATGCGATAG
- the LOC115734300 gene encoding uncharacterized protein LOC115734300 isoform X2, with protein MREGGYHVRTRTPPRRRSSGRELSPPRHRRRISPPPPSRHRRSPVPRGREFSPVRSREEYSLFHQPPCSDSEEQRKSHLTYGTSSRDFASAHAQRDRSKERLNRVGELSPPFRGHLDYSPPRCHDVAEHMQSQTHSQFASGSADFRPAYDDMRWTDAVLPEERRAILREGGSYKVNALGSGDRGEDLPTTMPLDKGLSYGDSTLTKFRWNHLLEEKQGSVSMSRDTVIPHIRSTGADYLNNAFGTESQRFRRSKEVSDKAIVPKPAFLGDDVKARNFPGYLGSSVRLSDRYQYTDGNYAAPLANLGWNDPISNAKLLGIESSRVGEIGKSSLNGDSANAISNTWTRTYSPLPVHVPDNGTLPSSYKSWMKTYSPLPVRVPDDDALPSSRENGHLLPSEGFSWSHGTGKRDAFAEVPPLQPSTGSEFPLRDLLHYNKILHLRGDDTFGVNNNFEGQRKERSDVDNLPDRLFYEERDNIRETYGLHDSSKASLMRLVEDKQGGYEIPQEDCLTESWKLDRPDYPTEASHTRGRDECFGLGRSHGQYRKETYLDSKSLQLGGEDAFGNSDDLWVYRDGVKNMQLPELNNGSHERDWNPQHRLSVEEMGAIGQSERSLKRKNSMDFEIRGHYFESDFYRNQNASHKIWDPHHGNEDWSDEDSHLYDDFQPGTIRRTFKADACERNGVYDDDLSCEHLPVRLQGRLRKPIKSRSRDIHKRLGPPQKTWSSVPWAKRHFHRRNPNDHDVVEGGDSIETQVDLSEDEAAYAKAELPENSKEFKQLVKDAFLKYFKFLNETSTQRRKYTGQRGSGQLKCGVCGSNSKEFGSALALVMHTVMSKNVGCRVEHLGFHKALCVLLGWDSAPATNGPWACKLLPPSQASSLREDLIIWPPVVVIHNSSIGNASSGDRVIISIEDLQAVLPGLLEAERLHQYFAENEHGRAELEQRSCASSRGSGRRIGSSLADKVASVLYGYFGIAEDLDKLDFETKKRSVVRSKKEMQHFVDAALENQ; from the exons ATGCGTGAAGGCGGCTATCACGTCAGGACTCGGACTCCACCTCGCCGGAGAAGTAGCGGCCGCGAACTCTCACCGCCTAGGCACCGACGGCGAAtctcgccgccaccgcccagCCGTCACAGACGTTCGCCGGTGCCTCGCGGCCGCGAATTTTCTCCGGTGCGGAGCCGTGAGGAATATTCTCTGTTCCATCAGCCTCCTTGCAGTGATTCTGAGGAACAAAGGAAATCACATTTGACATATGGTACAAGTTCTAGGGATTTCGCTTCGGCGCATGCTCAGAGAGACAGGTCGAAGGAGCGGTTGAACAGAGTCGGTGAGTTATCTCCGCCTTTTCGTGGCCACCTAGATTATTCACCGCCTCGCTGCCATGATGTCGCAGAGCACATGCAGTCACAGACACATTCTCAGTTTGCATCAGGTTCTGCAGATTTCCGTCCGGCTTATGATGATATGAGGTGGACGGATGCAGTCTTGCCTGAAGAAAGACGTGCGATTTTGCGTGAAGGAGGATCATACAAGGTTAATGCATTAGGAAGCGGAGATAGGGGTGAGGATCTGCCGACAACTATGCCGTTGGATAAGGGTTTGTCTTATGGAGATTCCACTTTGACAAAGTTCCGGTGGAATCATTTATTGGAAGAGAAGCAAGGAAGCGTCAGTATGAGTAGGGACACGGTTATTCCACACATTAGGAGCACAGGTGCTGATTACCTTAACAATGCTTTTGGAACTGAGAGTCAAAGATTTCGCCGGAGCAAGGAGGTTTCGGACAAGGCGATTGTTCCAAAACCTGCTTTCCTTGGTGATGATGTAAAGGCTAGGAATTTTCCTGGTTATCTTGGTTCAAGTGTGAGACTTAGTGATAGATACCAGTACACTGATGGTAACTACGCAGCGCCATTGGCTAACTTGGGTTGGAATGACCCGATATCCAATGCTAAGCTTCTGGGAATAGAGTCATCTAGGGTAGGTGAGATAGGCAAGTCCAGCCTGAACGGTGATTCAGCTAATGCAATATCAAATACTTGGACAAGAACATATTCTCCTTTGCCTGTACATGTTCCAGACAACGGTACTCTACCTTCTTCTTATAAGAGTTGGATGAAAACATATTCTCCTTTGCCTGTGCGTGTCCCAGATGACGACGCTCTACCTTCTTCCCGTGAAAATGGCCATCTATTGCCTTCAGAAGGATTTAGCTGGAGTCATGGAACTGGTAAACGTGACGCATTTGCTGAAGTGCCTCCTCTCCAACCATCTACAGGGTCTGAATTTCCTTTGAGGGACTTATTACACTATAACAAGATTCTTCATCTGCGGGGGGACGACACATTTGGAGTTAACAATAACTTTGAAGGtcaaaggaaggagaggagtGATGTAGACAATTTACCTGATAGACTGTTTTATGAAGAGAGGGATAATATTAGAGAAACATATGGCCTGCATGATTCATCCAAAGCTAGTCTTATGCGTCTTGTTGAGGATAAGCAAGGTGGCTATGAAATACCTCAGGAGGATTGTTTAACAGAAAGCTGGAAGTTGGACCGTCCAGATTATCCAACTGAAGCTTCACATACGAGAGGGCGAGATGAATGCTTTGGTCTTGGAAGAAGTCATGGTCAATATAGAAAAGAGACATACTTAGATAGCAAAAGCCTGCAATTGGGAGGAGAGGATGCTTTTGGAAACAGTGATGATCTTTGGGTGTATAGAGATGGTGTGAAGAACATGCAGTTGCCAGAGCTTAATAATGGGTCGCACGAGAGAGATTGGAACCCACAACATAGGCTTTCAGTTGAAGAGATGGGTGCTATAGGCCAGTCTGAAAGATCTCTTAAAAGGAAGAATAGTATGGATTTCGAAATAAGGGGTCATTACTTTGAAAGTGATTTTTACCGGAATCAGAATGCCAGCCACAAGATCTGGGACCCCCATCATGGCAATGAAGACTGGAGTGATGAAGATAGTCATTTATACGATGACTTTCAACCGGGGACGATCAGAAGGACATTTAAGGCAGATGCTTGTGAGAGAAATGGTGTTTATGACGACGACTTGTCTTGTGAACACCTCCCAGTACGTCTGCAAGGAAGATTGAGGAAGCCTATAAAGTCAAGATCTAGAGATATACATAAGAGGTTGGGGCCACCTCAAAAAACTTGGTCATCTGTTCCTTGGGCGAAAAGACATTTCCATAGGAGAAATCCTAATGATCATGATGTTGTTGAAGGTGGTGATTCTATTGAAACACAAGTCGACTTATCGGAGGATGAGGCGGCGTATGCCAAGGCAGAGCTGCCCGAGAACTCTAAAGAGTTTAAGCAGCTTGTGAAGGACGCCTTTCTGAAGTATTTCAAGTTTCTAAATGAAACTTCAACCCAACGTAGAAAGTACACTGGCCAGAGAGGATCTGGCCAACTAAAATGTGGTGTTTGTGGCAG CAACTCAAAGGAGTTTGGCAGTGCGCTAGCTTTGGTCATGCACACGGTCATGTCTAAAAATGTTGGTTGTCGAGTGGAGCACTTGGGATTTCACAAAGCACTGTGTGTGCTGCTGGGATGGGATAGTGCACCAGCAACTAATGGTCCCTGGGCCTGCAAACTGCTTCCTCCCTCTCAAGCCTCTTCCTTGCGAGAGGACCTCATCATATGGCCTCCAGTAGTTGTCATTCACAACAGTTCCATAGGAAATGCTTCTTCGGGAGATAGGGTGATCATCAGCATCGAAGATCTGCAGGCTGTTCTGCCAG GTCTGCTGGAAGCTGAAAGGCTTCACCAGTATTTTGCCGAGAATGAGCATGGGAGGGCTGAGTTGGAGCAAAGGAGTTGTGCTAGCAGCAGGGGAAGTGGCCGAAGAATAGGATCGAGTCTAGCAGATAAAGTGGCGAGCGTTCTATATGGCTACTTTGGAATTGCAGAGGACCTTGATAAGCTGGATTTCGAGACCAAGAAGAGGAGTGTCGTTCGGAGCAAGAAGGAAATGCAGCATTTCGTTGATGCTGCACTCGAAAATCAATGA
- the LOC115734300 gene encoding uncharacterized protein LOC115734300 isoform X1: protein MREGGYHVRTRTPPRRRSSGRELSPPRHRRRISPPPPSRHRRSPVPRGREFSPVRSREEYSLFHQPPCSDSEEQRKSHLTYGTSSRDFASAHAQRDRSKERLNRVGELSPPFRGHLDYSPPRCHDVAEHMQSQTHSQFASGSADFRPAYDDMRWTDAVLPEERRAILREGGSYKVNALGSGDRGEDLPTTMPLDKGLSYGDSTLTKFRWNHLLEEKQGSVSMSRDTVIPHIRSTGADYLNNAFGTESQRFRRSKEVSDKAIVPKPAFLGDDVKARNFPGYLGSSVRLSDRYQYTDGNYAAPLANLGWNDPISNAKLLGIESSRVGEIGKSSLNGDSANAISNTWTRTYSPLPVHVPDNGTLPSSYKSWMKTYSPLPVRVPDDDALPSSRENGHLLPSEGFSWSHGTGKRDAFAEVPPLQPSTGSEFPLRDLLHYNKILHLRGDDTFGVNNNFEGQRKERSDVDNLPDRLFYEERDNIRETYGLHDSSKASLMRLVEDKQGGYEIPQEDCLTESWKLDRPDYPTEASHTRGRDECFGLGRSHGQYRKETYLDSKSLQLGGEDAFGNSDDLWVYRDGVKNMQLPELNNGSHERDWNPQHRLSVEEMGAIGQSERSLKRKNSMDFEIRGHYFESDFYRNQNASHKIWDPHHGNEDWSDEDSHLYDDFQPGTIRRTFKADACERNGVYDDDLSCEHLPVRLQGRLRKPIKSRSRDIHKRLGPPQKTWSSVPWAKRHFHRRNPNDHDVVEGGDSIETQVDLSEDEAAYAKAELPENSKEFKQLVKDAFLKYFKFLNETSTQRRKYTGQRGSGQLKCGVCGSNSKEFGSALALVMHTVMSKNVGCRVEHLGFHKALCVLLGWDSAPATNGPWACKLLPPSQASSLREDLIIWPPVVVIHNSSIGNASSGDRVIISIEDLQAVLPEMGFAVGVKKVSRGKPANQSIMVVCYQPTLSGLLEAERLHQYFAENEHGRAELEQRSCASSRGSGRRIGSSLADKVASVLYGYFGIAEDLDKLDFETKKRSVVRSKKEMQHFVDAALENQ, encoded by the exons ATGCGTGAAGGCGGCTATCACGTCAGGACTCGGACTCCACCTCGCCGGAGAAGTAGCGGCCGCGAACTCTCACCGCCTAGGCACCGACGGCGAAtctcgccgccaccgcccagCCGTCACAGACGTTCGCCGGTGCCTCGCGGCCGCGAATTTTCTCCGGTGCGGAGCCGTGAGGAATATTCTCTGTTCCATCAGCCTCCTTGCAGTGATTCTGAGGAACAAAGGAAATCACATTTGACATATGGTACAAGTTCTAGGGATTTCGCTTCGGCGCATGCTCAGAGAGACAGGTCGAAGGAGCGGTTGAACAGAGTCGGTGAGTTATCTCCGCCTTTTCGTGGCCACCTAGATTATTCACCGCCTCGCTGCCATGATGTCGCAGAGCACATGCAGTCACAGACACATTCTCAGTTTGCATCAGGTTCTGCAGATTTCCGTCCGGCTTATGATGATATGAGGTGGACGGATGCAGTCTTGCCTGAAGAAAGACGTGCGATTTTGCGTGAAGGAGGATCATACAAGGTTAATGCATTAGGAAGCGGAGATAGGGGTGAGGATCTGCCGACAACTATGCCGTTGGATAAGGGTTTGTCTTATGGAGATTCCACTTTGACAAAGTTCCGGTGGAATCATTTATTGGAAGAGAAGCAAGGAAGCGTCAGTATGAGTAGGGACACGGTTATTCCACACATTAGGAGCACAGGTGCTGATTACCTTAACAATGCTTTTGGAACTGAGAGTCAAAGATTTCGCCGGAGCAAGGAGGTTTCGGACAAGGCGATTGTTCCAAAACCTGCTTTCCTTGGTGATGATGTAAAGGCTAGGAATTTTCCTGGTTATCTTGGTTCAAGTGTGAGACTTAGTGATAGATACCAGTACACTGATGGTAACTACGCAGCGCCATTGGCTAACTTGGGTTGGAATGACCCGATATCCAATGCTAAGCTTCTGGGAATAGAGTCATCTAGGGTAGGTGAGATAGGCAAGTCCAGCCTGAACGGTGATTCAGCTAATGCAATATCAAATACTTGGACAAGAACATATTCTCCTTTGCCTGTACATGTTCCAGACAACGGTACTCTACCTTCTTCTTATAAGAGTTGGATGAAAACATATTCTCCTTTGCCTGTGCGTGTCCCAGATGACGACGCTCTACCTTCTTCCCGTGAAAATGGCCATCTATTGCCTTCAGAAGGATTTAGCTGGAGTCATGGAACTGGTAAACGTGACGCATTTGCTGAAGTGCCTCCTCTCCAACCATCTACAGGGTCTGAATTTCCTTTGAGGGACTTATTACACTATAACAAGATTCTTCATCTGCGGGGGGACGACACATTTGGAGTTAACAATAACTTTGAAGGtcaaaggaaggagaggagtGATGTAGACAATTTACCTGATAGACTGTTTTATGAAGAGAGGGATAATATTAGAGAAACATATGGCCTGCATGATTCATCCAAAGCTAGTCTTATGCGTCTTGTTGAGGATAAGCAAGGTGGCTATGAAATACCTCAGGAGGATTGTTTAACAGAAAGCTGGAAGTTGGACCGTCCAGATTATCCAACTGAAGCTTCACATACGAGAGGGCGAGATGAATGCTTTGGTCTTGGAAGAAGTCATGGTCAATATAGAAAAGAGACATACTTAGATAGCAAAAGCCTGCAATTGGGAGGAGAGGATGCTTTTGGAAACAGTGATGATCTTTGGGTGTATAGAGATGGTGTGAAGAACATGCAGTTGCCAGAGCTTAATAATGGGTCGCACGAGAGAGATTGGAACCCACAACATAGGCTTTCAGTTGAAGAGATGGGTGCTATAGGCCAGTCTGAAAGATCTCTTAAAAGGAAGAATAGTATGGATTTCGAAATAAGGGGTCATTACTTTGAAAGTGATTTTTACCGGAATCAGAATGCCAGCCACAAGATCTGGGACCCCCATCATGGCAATGAAGACTGGAGTGATGAAGATAGTCATTTATACGATGACTTTCAACCGGGGACGATCAGAAGGACATTTAAGGCAGATGCTTGTGAGAGAAATGGTGTTTATGACGACGACTTGTCTTGTGAACACCTCCCAGTACGTCTGCAAGGAAGATTGAGGAAGCCTATAAAGTCAAGATCTAGAGATATACATAAGAGGTTGGGGCCACCTCAAAAAACTTGGTCATCTGTTCCTTGGGCGAAAAGACATTTCCATAGGAGAAATCCTAATGATCATGATGTTGTTGAAGGTGGTGATTCTATTGAAACACAAGTCGACTTATCGGAGGATGAGGCGGCGTATGCCAAGGCAGAGCTGCCCGAGAACTCTAAAGAGTTTAAGCAGCTTGTGAAGGACGCCTTTCTGAAGTATTTCAAGTTTCTAAATGAAACTTCAACCCAACGTAGAAAGTACACTGGCCAGAGAGGATCTGGCCAACTAAAATGTGGTGTTTGTGGCAG CAACTCAAAGGAGTTTGGCAGTGCGCTAGCTTTGGTCATGCACACGGTCATGTCTAAAAATGTTGGTTGTCGAGTGGAGCACTTGGGATTTCACAAAGCACTGTGTGTGCTGCTGGGATGGGATAGTGCACCAGCAACTAATGGTCCCTGGGCCTGCAAACTGCTTCCTCCCTCTCAAGCCTCTTCCTTGCGAGAGGACCTCATCATATGGCCTCCAGTAGTTGTCATTCACAACAGTTCCATAGGAAATGCTTCTTCGGGAGATAGGGTGATCATCAGCATCGAAGATCTGCAGGCTGTTCTGCCAG AGATGGGATTTGCTGTTGGGGTAAAGAAAGTCTCTCGGGGAAAGCCTGCAAATCAGAGTATCATGGTGGTATGTTACCAACCCACCTTGTCAGGTCTGCTGGAAGCTGAAAGGCTTCACCAGTATTTTGCCGAGAATGAGCATGGGAGGGCTGAGTTGGAGCAAAGGAGTTGTGCTAGCAGCAGGGGAAGTGGCCGAAGAATAGGATCGAGTCTAGCAGATAAAGTGGCGAGCGTTCTATATGGCTACTTTGGAATTGCAGAGGACCTTGATAAGCTGGATTTCGAGACCAAGAAGAGGAGTGTCGTTCGGAGCAAGAAGGAAATGCAGCATTTCGTTGATGCTGCACTCGAAAATCAATGA